A stretch of DNA from Synechococcus sp. UW179A:
GGCGGGTTCGATGCTGCCCTCAATCTTGTTCCCGTCTGGGTCACGTCGACAGAGTCTGAGATCCACTTGCCAAACCTCGCCGGGATCGAGATTGCGCTGCAGGAGGAGAGCAGCCTTGCTTCCGGTCTGATCCGGATTTACGGCATCGACCTTTCCCTCGATCAGATACCGGTGAAAGGCATCTTTCACGTAGGGCTGCTTCAAAGGCTGGTTGTAAAGCCGCAGGGTGTTGGTTTCGTTCTCGGTGAACAGCCAGGCCCCTTGTTCGCTGCAACTCAGGCTGTAGGAGCCCAGTCCCTCAACAGCACTGCTCACGAGCCGATCGTCCTTCACGCATAGCGAGGGGGTGCTGCCGTCGTTCTCCCTGTTCTCACCCCAGCACCACGTGTTGCGAAACCAAAGGGTGGGAAGCAGGTGGAGTGCAGCCTTGTCTGGTCCACGGTTGGTGAGGGTCAAACGGATGACTACATCTTCCGGCGAGGCTTTGGCGTACTCCACCTCCAAATCGAAGAACCGATTGTCATCAAAAATTCCGGTGTGAACCAGCTCGAATTCGTTCTCGTTTCGACCGCGGCGACGGTTTTCGTCTCTCAGTTGCTGGTAAGGGAAGCTTTTCTGGGGGTACCGATACAACGCTTTGGCATAACTTCCTGTAGGCGTTCCGGCCAGGTGGTACATCATGTCCTTGATGTCTTCACCGTGGTTGCCCTCAGGATTGCCGAGACCGAAGAGGCGTTCCTTCAGAACAGGGTCTTTTCCGTTCCAAAGGGTCGGAGCGAAGCAGAGGAGACCCTGCTCATCACTGATCCCGAGCAGGCCGTCCTCGCCCCAGCGGTAAGTGCGCAAATGGCTGTGGTCGAAAGGGAACGATTCCCAGGCATTGCCATCTGCCGAGTAGTCCTCTCGAACGGTGCCCCACTGCCTGTCGCTGAGATAGGTGCCCCATCGATCCCAGGGTTGATGCCCATTGTCACGCTCGCGGCAACGAATGAGTTCTGCAGGTTCCTCGCCCAGCTGTGCGTTGGAGATCACCGAAGTTGACATGAACGAAACACCCTCATGTTTCTGAAGTTAATAAGGGTGATCTGGAATGCCCATGACGAAAAGGCTTGTATCAGTGCTGGTGGTGGGGGCGGGGGGACTTGAACCCCCACAGGATTTTCATCCCAAACGATTTTAAGTCGCGTGCGTCTACCGATTCCGCCACGCCCCCAGGACCACCGGCACCGTGATGGCATTCTAGATTCCACCTAGATGGCCCATGACGCAGACGATGGAGACTCTCCTCAACGCGGTTTCCCTGGACACCTTGCTCGTGATCGGTGCCTATGTGGTTCTGGGTGGTGCCTATCTCGTGGTGGTCCCTCTCCTTCTCTACGCATGGATGACTCGTCGCTGGACTGTGATGGGTAAATATGAGCGTTTAGGGATTTATGCCCTAGTGTTCCTGTTTTTTCCAGGTCTGATTGTTTTTGCTCCATTCCTGAATCTCCGCTTTAGCGGTCAGGGTGAGGTCTGATCGTTGACGCGTGCCGGAGTCCTGAAACTTGGCCTTGGTCTTCTGCTAACTGGTGGTTTGGGCTACTGGCTTTTTGAAGCTCTCGGGCTTGAAGGATTTTCTGCGGGTATTGCCGCCGAGGCCCTTCTGGTAGTGATTGTGGTCATCTGGACTAGCTCCTATCTGTTGAGAGTGGTCACTGGTCGCATGACTTATATGCAGCAACGCCGTCGTTATCGCAGCGGTTATGACCAGCTCACGGCTCAGGAGCTTCAGGAGCGGTTCGATGCCATGACGCCGGAGCAGCAGCAAGCACTGATGGCCTCCATTGCCGAGGAAGAGACCACTCAGGCGTCTGAGTAGTTTCAGCCGACCTCTAGGCTCCCCTTCATCACAGTTTCAGAATCCGTGACAGAGCAGTCTTCACGCATTGCAGAGGTCTTTGTGAAGACCGCCCGTGAGCAGCGTCTGGCACTGATGCCTTTTGTGATGGCAGGTGATCCTGATCTTCAGAGCACGGCTGATGTGTTGCTCAGTCTTCAGAATCATGGAGCTGATGTGGTGGAGCTTGGAATTCCTTACAGCGATCCTCTTGCCGATGGACCAGTGATCCAGGCCGCGGCTCACCGAGCTCTTGAACAACTCACCACACCGGCAAAGGTGTTGGAAATGTTGGGTGGATTGCGTGATCAACTCACCATGCCAGTTGTGCTATTCACCTACAGCAACCCATTGCTTAATCGAGGACCAGAACGTTTTTTTTCAGAAGCTGCCGCCGCAGGTGTTTCCGGTTTGGTTGTCCCTGATCTTCCCCTTGAGGAAGCGGAACGTTTGTCTCCACTTGCAGCACAACATGGTCTTGATCTTGTTCTGCTGGTTGCTCCAACCACGCCTGAACAGCGCATGCAGCGAATTGCTGCTTCCAGTCGTGGTTTCACCTATCTGGTCTCTGTGACCGGTGTCACCGGAGAACGCTCAAGTCTTCAAGAACGTGTCGGACAATTAGTTACTTCTCTGAAGCGATGTAACGCTGGTCCAGTTGCAGTGGGATTTGGAATCTCAGGCCCTGAGCAGGTCCGTCAGGTGCGGGCATGGGGTGCCGATGGAGCGATTGTTGGCAGTGCTCTGGTTAAAAGAATCGCCGCTGCCCAACAAGGGTGCGCAGCGGCGGAAGCAGGTGAATTTTGCCGAGAACTACGTGCCGCAGCTGGCTGAAGATCACTCTTCGTCTTCGTCAGTGCCACCAACGGGAACGAGGCGGATCTGTTTACGCCCAAGCTTGATCTCGAATTCATCGCCAGGCTTGAGATCCAGCATGGCGGTGTAAGCCTTGCCGATCAACAGATTGCCGTTTCCTTGAACGGTTGCCACGTAGGAAAGCTTGCGACCACCCTTGCCAATACCAGCGGAACCACCACCAAGTTCGATGCCCTTAGCGTTGAGAAGAGCTTCGTAAAAAGCAGTGAAATTAACGCGATCAGAACCATCCTTCTTTTTCGAGACATAGCCACAGGCAGTAGCTAGGTCTGTCTTGGAGACGTCACCTAAATCCTTTACCTTCGCAAGGAGTTCAGCACCAGTGAGCATCATCATAAAAATAATCTACCTTCTGAACATAGCGCTTAATGTGCAGTATGCGTCAACCTTACGGCGCAGATTTTTTTAACCGGAGGTGAATCTATGGCCCGCTTCGTTCTCTGGGGGACTTATTGCGACAATGCACTGGAAAAAAGAGCTCCGTTTCGCGATGAGCATCTCGAGCGGCTTAAAGCCCTCAAGGAAAGTGGGACATTGATCACCCTTGGTCCGACTGTTGGCAGTACACACGTTTTTGCAGTCTTTGAGTCCGACAGTGAATCAACAGTGCGCGCTCTGCTTGAAGCAGATGTCTATTGGCAAGAAGGAATCTGGACGCGCCTGGATGTTTATCCCTGGATCCAGGCATTCTGAGCCTGCTGCCAGACCCACTCGGCAACCACGATGTCATTCCCTGCTCCGAGAGCATCGGCATAACCGCTCATTTGTCCGATTCCTTCACGGGCAATCTGTGCGATCGCTTGAGCGTTGTTGAGCTCTCGTTTCTCGAGGGCCTTGAGTTTCAGTGTTCGTCCTCGACGAATGATATTTCCGCCGTTGGGATGACATCCAGCGCAATGCAGATCAAACAGTTGCGCTCCTGATCCGCTAAGCCCCCAGGCGTTTGAACTCTGCCAGAACAGTGTGATCAGCATCAGCGCCCCTGCTAGCAGAGTCTTCATCACCAAATAGCAGGTGATGTCAGTCTGCCTTGGTGCAAGTCACTGGTTGGATCTGAAACTGTGGGTTGTCAGGATCACAGCAGTTGTTTCTGATCTGATGGCGGAAGAGGATCTGCAGCATTTTTTGTTGAAGGTTCAACAGCTCAACGCATTGGTCAGCAGTCTTGATGCTGATCCGGACCGTCGTCGACAGTTGGCCGCATGCTCAACTCACAATGCCGTTGTGCGGCTGGCCAAATTATGGGGGTATTCCATCGGTCGCCGCTGGGGAGAGCCGAGTGTTGAGGCACCAGGTTTATCCAATCTGCTGGCAGAGGCGCCTGCCGCTTCAGGCCATGAAACCGAAGAGGAGTTGTGTTCAGGCAGGGATTGGAGACTGATCAGGATCAGCTCCAACGGATCGTGTAGCCCGGAGGGTTTCTGGTACCAGCAGAAAGAGCATGAGTGGCTCACCCTTTTGAAGGGCAGCGCAACCATCCGACTTGAAGATCCAGAGGGATGGGTTGAACTCAGCGTGGGGGATCAGCTGATGTTGCCAGCCGGTCGACGTCATCGGGTTGAGAGGACGGATGCTGATCCTGGAACGGTATGGCTCGCTCTCTACTGGAATGAGAGTCCAAGCGAGCATCCGGTTCAGCCGATCGTTTAACCAGCCAGTAAGCCCCCGCTAAAGCGATGGCGGAGACGCCGAGACCGATCAAAAGCTGAGGTTTGTCTTCTGCACCTTTCGGGAGAACAATCACCTTCCTGGCTACGGCTGTGAGTGCTGTGACCAGCACCAGTTCGATTTGGACGACGTGGCGACGCAGATAACTAGTGATGTTCTGCAGCACTTCAAGGGCGACCAGCACTGTCAGCAGATCGCCAAGGATGCGAATCAGACCATCACCCAGCCAGTAGGAATCCTGTTCATTGGTGATCAGAGACAGAGCCACGCGGATTGTGAGCTGCACAATCGACGCAGCGATCACAACAGCCGTGATCGCGGTGAGCAGGATGGCGACCTGCTTTTCACCCGCATCAACCCATTGCAGGAAACTTCGGCGTTTGCGACGGGACTGAATCACTGTGATCAGTTGCTGCTGAATGGGTTGAAGAAGGGTTTGGCAGGTGTGTCGCCAGGGGGGTTCTCGATCTTGGTGTTACAGGTGATCGATCCATCAGCCCCTTCAACGCAGTCGGTGGGAACCACGGTGCTCTGTTCGCCAGTACGGCTGTTGGGGCCTAGCAGCCAGACCTCTGATTGAGCCATCACGCCCTGAGGGAGCATCACGCTGACAGCGGTGAGGAAGCTGACGCCGAGAAGTCTTTGCGGGACGGATGCCATGAAGAATCAGACAGATACCTCCATGTTGCCTGCGATCGTGTTCAGCCGGTGCAGTCGTCTCTAATTTCTCTCAGCAAAAGATCCAACTGACCGAAGGGATCGGCACTGTTCTGAGAGGTGTTGGCGCCTGAATCCTCAAGCGCAGGTGCTCCGGGATTGGCTGCCCATTCGGCTTCGATGGAGCAGAGCCTGGCTGCAAGACGAGGCATGCCTCCAAGCACATGCTCACGCTCCAGGACCTCCATCAGGGCTGGCATGCGAGTGGATGTGGCTCTGAGGCTGCGGCGCAGGTCCGACTGGGTGCGTCCTTGCTGCTTGAGCCAGTCCTTCAGCAATGCAGCAAGGTCATCCTCCAAATCTCTTGACCAGCGGGTCATGGGCGGTGGATTGGGAACCATTGATCCAGTCTGCGTTGCGCCCGTTGCCTGATCTCTGGAGTGATGTGATTCCTGCATAGACCCATGACGGCTGTGAGGGCCACCAGGTCATCACTAAAACCTGCCACAGGCAACAGGTCAGGGATGAGGTCGGTAGGGACCAGAAGATAGGTGAGGGCTGCTAGCAGGGTGAACCTTGCTTGAGGCGGCGTTGCCGGATCAAGCATCATCTCCAGTGCTTCCAGGGCTGGGCGAGCAATGGATCTTCCAGCCCGCTTCAGCAGTTGTCGGAATGCAGATTCATCAATGACTTCGCTATCGAGCACTTCTGCATCCAGCACCTCCCCGTTGAACCCTGTGTTGAACTCCGTGGTGCCTGAAGAGGAGCTCGAGGTCATGGCGAAGGCAACAAATCGGACACGTATAACAGTTTCACCCCTTTGAGTTGATCTGCCAGGAGGAGAGCCGAATCCACTGGGGGTGGGTTCCCGCTTAGACGCTCATCTCAACTAAGCCGTGTTGGATGCCGGTCTTGCGCAATTTGCGCAAAGCACGTTGCACCACTTGGCGACAGTATTCACGGCTGCAGTTCATATGCCTGGCTACTTCGGCAAGTGTGCGCCATTCATGGCTGCCGTCGAGGCCAAATCGCAGCATCACCACTGTCCGTTCTTTAGGCGTGAGATTGGATTTGTCCAGCAGCTTCCAGGCCGAAGCAGTCCTTTCTGCGATTTCCGCCCGTTCCATCGGTGGAATTTCATCACTGGGGAGAACATCGACCAGTTCTGAAGGATCTGATTTTGATTTCACGACCCCCTGAAGGCTGACCGTCACACTGCGTAATTCACAACCGAGCAGATCTTCTACCTCGCTGAGGGAAATTTGCATCGACTCTGCAAGTTGTTCCGAGGTTGGAGGCAAGCCATTGCTCTGCATCAGTCGAGCTTTGGCAGCACGCAGTTTGGTGAGTTTTTCATTCACATTCACGGGAATACGAATGGTGCGGCTCTGCGTTGAGAGAGCACGGTTCAGACCTTGCCGTATCCACCAGTAGGCGTAGGTGGAAAAACGGTGGCCGCGAGTTGGGTCGTATTTCTCGACGGCGCGTGTAAGTCCAAGGGTGCCTTCTTGAATCAGGTCCAGCAGGTCAAGCCCCTTGCCCTGGTAACGCTTTGCAAGATTCACCACCAACCTCAGGTTGGAGGTGATCATCTGATTCTTGGCCCTTTCTCCTCGTTTAATCGTGCGCTTCTCTTCATCGTTATAAACACATGCTTCTCCACTTCCACCCGCAAGCTGACAGCGCTCGTTCAGAGCGACCATGGCCTGTACTTTGCGACCCATGGTTAACTCCTGTTCAGGAGTCAGTAGTTGATGTCTGCCGATTTCGCCCAGAAATGCACTTAGTGAACTCACCATCACATGTATGCCAGAGTTCTTTGAACCTAGGGCGAATGGCTTTTTATCTGGCGCGTGTAATGAAGACTGCGGAATTCATATTTCAGACGTAATTCTGAATTTGTACCGAATTCAAGTTTTGTTCATAGTGTGATTCGTTTCGCTTCATATTTGAGTTGTTTTGATTGCCCGGGCCTTCCACATGAAAGCAGCGGAGGTTTCCTCTCAGCCGCTACTGTCGCCAGCAACAAATGATTCGCCCCCATGTTGCTGGCCACTGTGCTGACTCCTGAGATTGCCAAGAGTGCTGGAGTGGCCTACGTCCATTACCTGAGCTTCATGCTCTGCTTCGCGGCCCTGGTGGTGGAGCGGCGGCTGATTCGTCCGGATCCCGATCGCAGGACCGCCACGGCCATGGTGATCACCGACATCATTTATGGAATTGCGGCGCTCGCTCTGCTGGTCAGCGGAATTCTGCGGGTGCTCTACTTCGGGCAGGGCAGCGACTTCTACACAGAAAATCCACTGTTCTGGTGGAAAGTCGGTCTTTATCTGAGTGTCGGAGGGCTTTCGCTCTATCCCACGGTCACTTACATCCTCTGGGCGATTCCGCTGCGTAAGGGTGAGTTACCCAAAGTGGGCCAAGCACTGGCAACGCGTCTGGGCTGGATCATCAATGTGGAGCTTGTTGGATTTGCCCTGGTTCCGATGCTCGCCACACTGATGGCTAGGGGTGTTGGTCTTTCCGCTGCCTAAGTAACCAGTCCAATGCTTGATGACCCCTGTCCCCCGGTTCAGCAGGTTCGCAGGCTCGAGGGTCAGCCCTTCACTGCAGCAGCAGCTCAAACAGCTCCTGGATACGGGGCGCGTTTGGCGACCACGGCTTTCGGGATTCCGTCCCTACCTCGGTGGTGTGTCTGGGTCGAGCCTGCTGCTGCAGCTGAGGCGGATCGATGGGAGCGACGCTGGCTGAATGCCGTCAATGCCGCTTTGCAGGATTGGATGCCTCTGTTGCCGATTCTGCGTGTGAGTGATCCCAACCGGGCTCACATCAGGATCGAACGGCGTCGACCGCCTCGGCGTCAGCTGGCGGGGGGCTGGCGAGCCAGTAATGGTCGTGCCGTGCTGCAGCTGCTGGAGGTCCGTCGCTCAGACGTCTGGCGACTGGAACCAGGGGTGACCGTGCTTGTGTCACCGGAGCTGAGGGCAGAGGCCTTGCAAGCCACCGCATTGCATGAGCTGGGCCATGCCTTTGGTCTCTGGGGGCACAGCGATGATCCTGCTGATGCCCTTGCACCGGTGCAAGGAGCCTCGCCGGTGCTCGCTCCCTCTGTCGGGGATCGACGCACCCTGGACTGGTTGCGCGCTCAGCCCACCCGCTTTGGTGAGCCGTTGAATCCTGCCGACACCGCAGCTCAGTGATGGCTATTTTGACGCTCGCTTCAAGCTTCTGACAGGCCGCTGAAAACTCGGCATGCTTCCTCCAGTGAACGATGAATGGCCTTGAGGATTGCAAGCTTGCTGCGCTCAGGCAGCCTGATGCATTCATTGTCTATGGGGGTTGTACTCGTTGTGCTCGCCGGGTGCGGTCAGTCGGGTCCCCTCTCGCAGGAAGAGCGTGCCTCCAAAGACAGCATCAACATTCAGCTGGATGCGACAGACCCTTCCGCGAGCACAGGAGAGCTGAATCAGGGGGGTGAATCCCTTCGTTTCAAGGTGGGGTATGGCCGCAACGGCATTGCCTGCGCTGGATCAACGTTCGAGGAAGGTTGGACTCCGCTGGGCACCTTTCGCGTGAATGCGATTCTGAGCGAGGATCGTTTTGTGATGGATCCTTCTCTAGTCAAGGAGTCCGGAAAGACTGAGGCCTATCTGCGCGAGAACCTGTTTCGCAACATGAGTTCCATCGATTTCAAGGGCGATGGGGAAACAGGTGAGTACGGCAAGGGTTACATCAGCCTGGCGCCCGTGCCTGCGACGCCCCAGCCATTCCGCTTCAACACCTACGACGGCAAATTCCGCTGGTACAGCTTCGCCATTCATGGCACCAACGATCCCAGCCGGGTGGGACAGTCGATCACTGGTGGCTGCATCAACGTCGATCAGAACGTGATGAGTGA
This window harbors:
- a CDS encoding NAD(P)H-quinone oxidoreductase subunit L, which produces MTQTMETLLNAVSLDTLLVIGAYVVLGGAYLVVVPLLLYAWMTRRWTVMGKYERLGIYALVFLFFPGLIVFAPFLNLRFSGQGEV
- a CDS encoding DUF3007 family protein, whose translation is MTRAGVLKLGLGLLLTGGLGYWLFEALGLEGFSAGIAAEALLVVIVVIWTSSYLLRVVTGRMTYMQQRRRYRSGYDQLTAQELQERFDAMTPEQQQALMASIAEEETTQASE
- the trpA gene encoding tryptophan synthase subunit alpha, with product MTEQSSRIAEVFVKTAREQRLALMPFVMAGDPDLQSTADVLLSLQNHGADVVELGIPYSDPLADGPVIQAAAHRALEQLTTPAKVLEMLGGLRDQLTMPVVLFTYSNPLLNRGPERFFSEAAAAGVSGLVVPDLPLEEAERLSPLAAQHGLDLVLLVAPTTPEQRMQRIAASSRGFTYLVSVTGVTGERSSLQERVGQLVTSLKRCNAGPVAVGFGISGPEQVRQVRAWGADGAIVGSALVKRIAAAQQGCAAAEAGEFCRELRAAAG
- a CDS encoding AbrB family transcriptional regulator, encoding MLTGAELLAKVKDLGDVSKTDLATACGYVSKKKDGSDRVNFTAFYEALLNAKGIELGGGSAGIGKGGRKLSYVATVQGNGNLLIGKAYTAMLDLKPGDEFEIKLGRKQIRLVPVGGTDEDEE
- a CDS encoding YciI family protein encodes the protein MARFVLWGTYCDNALEKRAPFRDEHLERLKALKESGTLITLGPTVGSTHVFAVFESDSESTVRALLEADVYWQEGIWTRLDVYPWIQAF
- a CDS encoding c-type cytochrome translates to MKTLLAGALMLITLFWQSSNAWGLSGSGAQLFDLHCAGCHPNGGNIIRRGRTLKLKALEKRELNNAQAIAQIAREGIGQMSGYADALGAGNDIVVAEWVWQQAQNAWIQG
- a CDS encoding phosphate-starvation-inducible PsiE family protein, with the translated sequence MIQSRRKRRSFLQWVDAGEKQVAILLTAITAVVIAASIVQLTIRVALSLITNEQDSYWLGDGLIRILGDLLTVLVALEVLQNITSYLRRHVVQIELVLVTALTAVARKVIVLPKGAEDKPQLLIGLGVSAIALAGAYWLVKRSAEPDARLDSHSSRERAIPFQDQHPSSQPDDVDRLATSADPPR
- a CDS encoding YkvA family protein encodes the protein MTSSSSSGTTEFNTGFNGEVLDAEVLDSEVIDESAFRQLLKRAGRSIARPALEALEMMLDPATPPQARFTLLAALTYLLVPTDLIPDLLPVAGFSDDLVALTAVMGLCRNHITPEIRQRAQRRLDQWFPIHRP
- a CDS encoding sigma-70 family RNA polymerase sigma factor produces the protein MVSSLSAFLGEIGRHQLLTPEQELTMGRKVQAMVALNERCQLAGGSGEACVYNDEEKRTIKRGERAKNQMITSNLRLVVNLAKRYQGKGLDLLDLIQEGTLGLTRAVEKYDPTRGHRFSTYAYWWIRQGLNRALSTQSRTIRIPVNVNEKLTKLRAAKARLMQSNGLPPTSEQLAESMQISLSEVEDLLGCELRSVTVSLQGVVKSKSDPSELVDVLPSDEIPPMERAEIAERTASAWKLLDKSNLTPKERTVVMLRFGLDGSHEWRTLAEVARHMNCSREYCRQVVQRALRKLRKTGIQHGLVEMSV
- a CDS encoding DUF2214 family protein, translated to MLLATVLTPEIAKSAGVAYVHYLSFMLCFAALVVERRLIRPDPDRRTATAMVITDIIYGIAALALLVSGILRVLYFGQGSDFYTENPLFWWKVGLYLSVGGLSLYPTVTYILWAIPLRKGELPKVGQALATRLGWIINVELVGFALVPMLATLMARGVGLSAA
- a CDS encoding peptidase, which codes for MLDDPCPPVQQVRRLEGQPFTAAAAQTAPGYGARLATTAFGIPSLPRWCVWVEPAAAAEADRWERRWLNAVNAALQDWMPLLPILRVSDPNRAHIRIERRRPPRRQLAGGWRASNGRAVLQLLEVRRSDVWRLEPGVTVLVSPELRAEALQATALHELGHAFGLWGHSDDPADALAPVQGASPVLAPSVGDRRTLDWLRAQPTRFGEPLNPADTAAQ
- a CDS encoding L,D-transpeptidase translates to MHSLSMGVVLVVLAGCGQSGPLSQEERASKDSINIQLDATDPSASTGELNQGGESLRFKVGYGRNGIACAGSTFEEGWTPLGTFRVNAILSEDRFVMDPSLVKESGKTEAYLRENLFRNMSSIDFKGDGETGEYGKGYISLAPVPATPQPFRFNTYDGKFRWYSFAIHGTNDPSRVGQSITGGCINVDQNVMSDLLKTVQLGDEVVINSDSPCAP